ATCCGTTGGAATAGTTGAGCTTGGAACTGAAGAACAAAAGCAAAAGTATTTGCCGAAAATGGCTACTGGTGAATGGATTGGTGCTTTTGCTTTAACCGAGCCGAGCGCAGGCTCGAATGCAGCTGCATTAAAAACGACAGCCGTTAAAAAAGGTGATAAATATATTCTAAATGGTTCCAAACATTATATTACAAATGCAGTCGACGGACATGTTTTTACAGTTATGGCTGTAACCGATCGGACTAAAGGAGCAAAGGGTATTACTTCCTTTATCGTTGAAAAGGATTTCCCAGGATTTGTTCTTGGAAAAGTTGAACAAAAAATGGGCTTAAGAGGCTCCCATTCTGCGGAGCTATTCTTTGAAAATATGGAGGTCCCTGCAGAAAATGTCCTTGGAGCTGAAGGTCAAGGCTATATGAATGCTCTAAAAATTCTCGCTAATGGCCGCGCTGGTCTGGCTGCAAGAAACCTGGGCTCTTGTGTCAAGCTTCTCGACCATTGCTTACAATATTCTCAGGAACGTGAACAATTCGGAAAGCCGATCATTGAAAATCAGGCTGTTCAGCATATGCTTGCAGAAATAAGCATGCAGATCGAGGTTCTTAGATCCATCACGTATCGAGTTGCATGGATGACCGACCAAAAAATGAGGGTTGTAAAAGAAGCAGCCATTGCAAAATTATTTGCTTCCGAGGTTTATAACAAGGTGGCTGATATAGCAGTGCAGATACATGGCGGTATTGGATATATGAGAGATTATCCAATTGAACGTTACTATCGTGATGCGAGAATTACAAAAATATATGAAGGTACCTCTGAAATTCAACGTAATATCATAGCCCATGAACTTAAGCGTGAATCTTCATATGTGGGGGTGTAAGGATTGATACAGCCATATTTTGTTGAATCAGTCTGGAATCCGAATAGGAGAAACAGCTTGAGCGGTTCGACAGGGATTTTATAGACAGGAGCGAAGGCATGAATACCCTTGAAAATCAGGTGGCAGTTGTGACAGGTGCAAGCAGAGGCATTGGCAAAGAAATCTCTAAAAGGCTTGCCTCAGAAGGAGCACATGTTTTTATAGTTGACATTAATCAAAGTTCTTTATATGAAACTTGTGACGCATTGAAGGGGGAAGGTCTTTCTGTTGAAGCAATCGTTGCCGATATTACGAATGAACAGTCTGTCCAAGAGCTTTTTACTTGTGTGAAAGAGAAGTATGGAAAAGCAGATATCTTAATCAACAATGCAGGGATTATCCGGGATAATCTATTGTTTAAAATGAGTTCCGAGGACTGGGAAAATGTAATCAATGTCCATTTAAAAGGGACTTTTCTTTGTAGTAAATATGCCCAGAAATTAATGGTTGAAAACCAGTATGGGAGGATCATAAATTTATCCTCTGTCTCAGCTTTGGGAAGCAGGGGGCAGGCCAATTATGCTGCAGCCAAAGCTGGAATCCAGGGTTTTACGAAGACATTGGCTATCGAGCTTGGGAAGTACAATATTACAGTAAATGCCATTGCGCCAGGGTTTATAAAGACAGATATGACAAGAGCTGTTGCGGATCGGCTCGGTATATCATTTAATGAGTTAATTGAAGTAAAAGTCAAACAAATTCCGGTAAATAGGGCGGGTAAACCTGAGGATATTGCACAGGCTGCAAGCTTCTTTGCTAGTCCTGATTCTTCTTTTATAAGCGGCCAGGTATTATATGTTGCCGGCGGACCAAGAGCATAGGAGGTCACTAGATAAAGCATTGGATCATAGCACATAAGAGGGTGTAAACCTGCCACTGACAGATGTGATCTAACGCAAAGAGTCTGACTGTTTCATTTAAAAAGCTTTAAGCTGAAGAAGAGAAGGGACAAAATGATACGTTTTTCGCTCGTAATGAGTATGTGTTTTCTTTATATCCTTGAAGCATTTGTACCAAGTATGTATATTGGTTTTATTTTCAATCTTGTGGCTGTTGCCACTTTTTTCGCACTGCTCCCTTCATTGGAATGGAAGGGCAGGGTATTTACGCTAGGTCTTTTCATTACTGGGGTTCTTATACACTATACAGTTGGAGATCATGGAGTTCATCTGGTTCAAGGAATCACTCAAAATATGGCACTGCTATCTATTCTTATTTTAGCCCCGCTTTTGTCAGTTCCGTTAAACAAAGAAGGTGTCATTAACACAGTTATTTTTTATTTAAGAGAGTTAAAAAATAATCCAAGAAACACCTTCTATGGAATAAGCTCGTTTATGTTAACCCTGGCGCCCATCTTAAATATGGGTGCCTTGCGGATTGTACATGGATTTGTGGAAAGTATAAAATTTCCATCCAAATTATTATCAAGGTCCTATATTGTTGGTTTTACTCCTGCCGTTATTTGGTCACCATTTTTTGCTTCAGTGGGGATTGTTTTATTTTATTTAGATATTACTTATTTGTCTTATGTGGCTGTCGGTGTTTTATTCGCAGTCATGCAAATGGCTGTGGGGATCTTTCTTTTCCGTCCGGATCCTGTTGAAGAGGCAGTTACAGTTGAGACAAAAAAGGTATTAGCACCAGCGAAGAAGGGCTCTAAAAGAGATATTTATATTCTCATTGGATTTGTGATAGGACTCGTTATACTTTTAATTTTATTGGAGCAGATATTTCAAAAATCAATGCTGCTTCTGGTAAGCATTGTTTGTATTATGGTTCCTGCGGGCTGGGTAATTCTAAGAAATCAAAAAAGTATAGTAAAGGAAGAAATCTCCCTCTATAAGACTAAAATGCTTTCGCAGAAAATGGAGATTTGTCTTTTCTTAAGTGCAGGACTTTTCGGGAATGCTGTCTCCCATACACCTGTAAAACTGCTGTTGGAGAGGACCACGCAATGGTCAGCCAGTCAATCGATAGGTCTTTTATTTTTATTTATCATTCTGTTTGTTACCTTTATGGCCTGTTTGGGTGTACACCAAATCATTGTCATTCCATTAATCCTAACCTCTTTGAATTTTGCAGAAATACCTAATATAGCAGTAGCAAGTGTGGCCTTTATGTGCATTTTTACATGGATGCTTTCTGCCGCCATCTCTCCGCTAAATGCCCTAAATATTATCATCAGCCAATGTGTTCAAAAAAACGGGGTGACAGTTGCTTTCAGGTGGAATGGTATTTACTTTCTATCCGTTACTCTCATGGCTTTTGTGTATGTTTATTTTTTGAATTGGATTTAAAATAACAGAAAGAAATCCACAGAGTGAGGAATGTCTAGTTGAGTCGCGTACACTGGTGTCCGATAGAAGCTGGGTGCTCCGCAGCTGCCATAAGACGGTGCTAGCGGACATAGGATCCGTTATTACGATTAAATCCCACTTTTTAAAGATGGGATAGGACATACAATCCGTTATCCAAGGAAAATCAACAAAAAATTGTGGTTAAATAGCAAAATAAAGGAACGAGTGTCCTTTAATTTCAGAAAACCACATGTTTTGACGCAAATAACGGAACTGGTGTCCGCAAAAAACTTTCCCATGCTCAGAACCGTCAAAGATGCTTCCCCTATTTCTATAATACACGAACATTCTCCTGTATTAAAAACAAAAATGGTCGGATTTACCTATAGGAATTTACAGAAATTATATATTCTTTTAAAAATGGTTTGCTATAATAAAACCGTTGTGAATTCTGACTACATATAGGGGGATAATGAATCGATGATTAAAAGATTCGGTAAACGAGTTGTTAGTTTAGCAGCTTTAACAACATTAGCTGTCGGAACTTTCTTTTCACCAGCAGGTATATCGACTGCTGATGCTGCTGAAACGGTTAAAGTTCAATTACTTGGTTTAAATGATCTTCACGGGCGTATTAACAATACGTTTGAAGAAGATTATGACGGTGATGGTGTAAAAGAAAAGGTTGGCGGTTTGCAATATGTAGCTTCTTATTTTAAAGAAAGAGAAGCCGAAAATCCTAATACTTTACTTGTCCATGCTGGAGATATGATTGGTGGAAGTGAATTAATCTCTGGTGCTTTCCAAGATGAACCGGTTGTTGAAATCATGGAAGAAATGGGCTTTGATGTGGGTACACTTGGAAACCATGAATTTGATGAAGGTATTGCTGAACTGCAACGTATGATCAATGGTGGAGCACATCCAAACGGTGATCCTAATTATGATGGTATGAATTTCCCTGTTGTAGCAGCGAACGTTTTCAGTAAATCAACGGGTGAACTATTAGTTGATCCGTATGCCGTAAAAGAAGTTGGCGGCGTTAAAATTGGATTTATCGGGGTCGTAACGACTGAAACTCCTAATATGATTGTTAAAACAGGAAATGAAGATTTAGAGATTAAGAGTGAAGTAGAAGCTATTAACAAATATGTATCTGAGCTACAAGCTGCCGGTGTAGAAGCAATTGTCGTTTTAGCTCATAACCCAGTTAGCCAAGATGGCACTGGTGATAACTACACTGACAACGCTGCATACATTGCCAATCATGTTAACGATGCGGTAGACGTTATTTTTGCAGCACACAATCACGAAGAGGTAATTAGAGAGATTGATAATAAATTAGTTATCCAAGCTTATGAATACAGTAAAGCTTTCTCTGATGTAGATTTAGAGATTGACCCTGCAACTGGAGACATCGTTGGCGGTACTGCTGAAGTGGTTTACGCTGATATCGAAGGAGTAACAGCAGATCCAGGTGTACTTGAAATTATTGAAAAATACCAAACAAAAGTAGCAGCGATTGAAAATGAGTATATCACTGATACAGCTGCTGCAATCGAAGGCGGCTATGCGACAACTGGAGAAGTTGGTGACAATGCGCTAGGTAACCTTATTGCAGATGGTATGGCGGCAGAAATGGATGCGGATTTCGCTTTAATGAACGGTGGAGGAATCCGTGCAGATCTTCCTGCTGGTGAAATCACTTATGGTGATCTTTATGCAGTTCAGCCCTTCGGTAACTATTTAGTGAAATTTAACGTTACAGGTGCTGAACTACGTGAAATCATGAATAACCAGCTTTCTGAAACGTACGGACCTGACTATTCGATCTCTGGCTTCACTTACACTTGGAGCGAAAGATATGATGAAGTAGTAGATTTATTGCTTCCAGACGGAACTCCAGTTGATGAAGATGCTGAGTACTCTATCGTTATCAACAACTATATGTGGGATGGCGACGGAATTGTTGATGTAGTGGGCGGAACTTATGAAGAAGGCCCAACTGATTTAGATGCTACTATCAACTATATGAAGTCTCTTCCAAAACCTGTAACCTATGAAGCTGAGGGACGTATCTCTGAAGTTCAACTTCTTCCAAGCTTTACAGATGTACCTGCCCGTGCTGTGGAGGATGTTAATTTCCTTTACAACGAGGGTGTTGTAAGCGGTGCGTCTGAAACTAAGTTTAACTCTTACGGTAATGTAACACGTGCAGAGTTTGCAGCTATGTTAGTTCGTGGATTAGGCATTTATGCTGAAGAAGAAGCACCATTTAAGGATATTGGTTACTTGAATGAACAGATGCAATGGGAAATTGCAGCGGCTTATGAAGCTGGTATCGTATTTGGTAAATCTGAAACTGAATTTGCTCCAGCTGACAGCATTAAGCGTGAAGAAATGGTTGCGATGTTAATGCGTGCTTTTGAATTAGTCAACGAAGAACCATATGTGGCCGAGGAAGAAGCACCATTTACGGATCTTGGCATGACAAATGCAAGCTTCCAAGCAGCCATT
This genomic stretch from Bacillus oleivorans harbors:
- a CDS encoding acyl-CoA dehydrogenase family protein, with amino-acid sequence MDFSFSEDIKLLKDNVRKFVKEEAEPLAMVIEEKDMIPEKLVEMSKEMGLFGLSIPEEYGGLGLDMVGKCAIYEELGKTHNGYTTLIGAHTGIGSVGIVELGTEEQKQKYLPKMATGEWIGAFALTEPSAGSNAAALKTTAVKKGDKYILNGSKHYITNAVDGHVFTVMAVTDRTKGAKGITSFIVEKDFPGFVLGKVEQKMGLRGSHSAELFFENMEVPAENVLGAEGQGYMNALKILANGRAGLAARNLGSCVKLLDHCLQYSQEREQFGKPIIENQAVQHMLAEISMQIEVLRSITYRVAWMTDQKMRVVKEAAIAKLFASEVYNKVADIAVQIHGGIGYMRDYPIERYYRDARITKIYEGTSEIQRNIIAHELKRESSYVGV
- the fabG gene encoding 3-oxoacyl-ACP reductase FabG, with amino-acid sequence MNTLENQVAVVTGASRGIGKEISKRLASEGAHVFIVDINQSSLYETCDALKGEGLSVEAIVADITNEQSVQELFTCVKEKYGKADILINNAGIIRDNLLFKMSSEDWENVINVHLKGTFLCSKYAQKLMVENQYGRIINLSSVSALGSRGQANYAAAKAGIQGFTKTLAIELGKYNITVNAIAPGFIKTDMTRAVADRLGISFNELIEVKVKQIPVNRAGKPEDIAQAASFFASPDSSFISGQVLYVAGGPRA
- a CDS encoding 5'-nucleotidase C-terminal domain-containing protein, with the translated sequence MIKRFGKRVVSLAALTTLAVGTFFSPAGISTADAAETVKVQLLGLNDLHGRINNTFEEDYDGDGVKEKVGGLQYVASYFKEREAENPNTLLVHAGDMIGGSELISGAFQDEPVVEIMEEMGFDVGTLGNHEFDEGIAELQRMINGGAHPNGDPNYDGMNFPVVAANVFSKSTGELLVDPYAVKEVGGVKIGFIGVVTTETPNMIVKTGNEDLEIKSEVEAINKYVSELQAAGVEAIVVLAHNPVSQDGTGDNYTDNAAYIANHVNDAVDVIFAAHNHEEVIREIDNKLVIQAYEYSKAFSDVDLEIDPATGDIVGGTAEVVYADIEGVTADPGVLEIIEKYQTKVAAIENEYITDTAAAIEGGYATTGEVGDNALGNLIADGMAAEMDADFALMNGGGIRADLPAGEITYGDLYAVQPFGNYLVKFNVTGAELREIMNNQLSETYGPDYSISGFTYTWSERYDEVVDLLLPDGTPVDEDAEYSIVINNYMWDGDGIVDVVGGTYEEGPTDLDATINYMKSLPKPVTYEAEGRISEVQLLPSFTDVPARAVEDVNFLYNEGVVSGASETKFNSYGNVTRAEFAAMLVRGLGIYAEEEAPFKDIGYLNEQMQWEIAAAYEAGIVFGKSETEFAPADSIKREEMVAMLMRAFELVNEEPYVAEEEAPFTDLGMTNASFQAAIDAAYELGLINGFSEEKFAPKALTKRIDAASIVAEFLQY